A stretch of the Agromyces larvae genome encodes the following:
- a CDS encoding helix-turn-helix domain-containing protein, which translates to MTRRRTSEVGRFMSVADAAELLAVDVATVDELIRTGELPAIRVGESGPWRIEVAQLQLWVDDRYEDTRRYSSWHQGEFSNVFELSTAGRGGRVRPVDGDL; encoded by the coding sequence ATGACCAGACGTCGCACCAGTGAGGTCGGCAGATTCATGTCGGTGGCCGATGCCGCCGAGCTCCTCGCCGTCGACGTCGCCACCGTCGACGAGCTGATCCGCACCGGCGAACTGCCTGCGATCCGGGTCGGCGAGTCGGGTCCGTGGCGCATCGAGGTCGCCCAGCTCCAGCTCTGGGTCGACGATCGGTACGAAGACACGCGTCGCTACTCGAGTTGGCATCAGGGCGAGTTCTCGAACGTGTTCGAGCTCTCGACCGCGGGCCGCGGCGGCCGGGTTCGTCCCGTCGACGGCGACCTGTAG